The Cucurbita pepo subsp. pepo cultivar mu-cu-16 chromosome LG15, ASM280686v2, whole genome shotgun sequence genome contains the following window.
CGCCATTTTTCTCGGCAGCTATTCTACCCACTTCTCCTTCCCACTCCTCCTCGGCCCTTCTGCAATTCCTTATCTCATCAATCTCCCCGGTTCCGGGCACCCGGTCCGCGGCGAGCTGTACGCCATGTCCGATTGTGGGCTCGCTCTGATCGACGAGTTGGAAGAAACCCGCGTCGGCTACTATGATCGCTTGCCGGTTCAGCTCGTTGGAGGCGGGAACGGCAGCGACACGGTGGTGATCGGAGCTGAGTGCTATTTTGCTGGAAAGGGAAATTGGGAAGGGCTGTGGAGTGGGGAAGATAGAGAGACATTGGAGGAGTATACGGAGCTGGAGGCTATGCAGTATGcggggaaagttcaaagatcgAAGCCTTTTCCATTCGGGTTGGATTCGAAAATTTGATGAAGTTTGAAGGGTAGTTAATGTTTAGAGTATAAATGAAACGAGTGGTACAAATTGTCGTTTTTGGAATTAATAAGAATATAATAACTTAGtatataagattaaaaatctAATGAGCTATGACGGGATAAATTcatagtatggttgtgacatttTTCTTACTTAAACTAATCATCGTTCTTGATGACTTTTTCGAGAGCACAATTACTTCATGAATTGCAATAACAAACATGACTAATAACGCTCGTGCGAACATGTTTGACACGTATGAACTTTTCCTCGTTTTAGTTATTTGGGTGGTCGGTAAGCTTCGGCTCCAAAATGTCAGTCTATGTAAATACGTCAGCTCTTTTTTGccaatcattaaaaaaaataataattaaataaagttgtAAAGAAGTCTTGAAAGATAAatgtaaaacaaaattttaaaaagaaagttgatgttaaataatatttaaacctCAAAAAAGCTTTTgtggaaaattaaatttcctttagtactattaaaaaaagtagttttaaaatagaatttaatgattaataattattgtaaaaaaaaaaaaaaaaaaaaaaaaaaaatccgagaTTGCTTAAGTTGAGAAGTGGGGAGCTTACCTTCGGAGATTTCTTACTTCCTCTTATCATCTCACTTGAACGATTCGAAGTCAGtcgaaaaatacattttttgaCGACTCCAGACCGATATTTCCACTTATTCGACTTGAATATGTTAAACTCGGACTCTTTCCTACTCGTTTTAACCCTTCGAAAGcgtttaaggttagtatgattactttttgctagtttaaatttttgagttaattttaaattattttatgcaaaattatttttagccAACTTTTGGAGTAAagtgtaaattattttatcctGCTCTGACTCTTTTTTACTAGTTTCAACTCTTCGAAAACGTTTAAGGTTAGTATAAgtatatttctaatttaaatttttggagcaaaatttaaattatttggaccagagtttaaattattttctccaaaattaGGTTTAACTAACTTAGGTTGTCcgtagttagtttatattattttatggaaTCAATTTCCACTTTAGAATTCTTATTGATTATTATTGGGCTGCTTaggtagaattaaatttcagagaCGAGCGTTAAGGTAGGATCAAGCATCAAGGGATCGTAGTAGCTTCAGTCTAGGCTAACAAAGTAAGTGACTCTACTATCGGCTCGATCAGAACAATTGTCTTATGGATAATGATACCTGCTCAGCGACCACTACACGTGTCATGTGTTTGATATGATTTGTTTATGATGATATGGTGTGTTATGatgctatgatatgttataatGACATGAGATGTATGACGATATAACACGTTATGATGATATGTCATGCTATAATGATATATTTGTATGAAATGCTCTGTTGCACTACAACATGAATATGCTTGGCAATGAAGTGTATTGCATGCTATGCCATGTATGACAATGAGGAGTTTTCTAACACATAACCTCTAAgtaatgatatgattgatGTAACGTAGGAAAGCTTATACATGCATGTATGGATTGTGCCACATaaatgttttaagatgaagaaTATAGTATGTTCACTTACATCGGaatacttttccttttatgatgagtacggacaCATACACTATGATAATGAGATAACCATCATGCTTTACATGATGCATGATGATCATTGTACCTCCGGACATCGAGCTACAACCAACTAGCCAGACAATACAGgcccagggggtgtgcgagccaGCCTGGTGAACCCACATTCGCACatgtgggtcatgtgtaggAAAGTAAtgcacatccaatttgttcaAACTGAAGTCACCTAAGAGActgattttaaatgataggtccctattcatgattgcaaCTGGTTGCATTCACTAACCCCAAAaatggggtcacttactgggTTGTTTGCATTCCTTGACCCAGGGTCACTTACggattatttcttaaaatacataagtcatgtgctactctCATATACTAGGTAAAGACAAGGCATCCTTGTACGGTTGATGGCGGCATCACATCAAAGACTATGGAACCTAcatagggtagttgcatttattttcGTAGATCTTGGGTTAGTATTCTTCTATGACACCGTTTTATGAAGTCggttttaaatgaatgtttccaCATAAAGAATTTAGGTCATACGTATGGTAGACTCTAAGTCCCTAGAAAATTAGGATAATACTAATGATTTCCTCATA
Protein-coding sequences here:
- the LOC111776340 gene encoding putative gamma-glutamylcyclotransferase At3g02910, translating into MEDTDPKRHRIFTYGTLKRGLPNHSLMQELIHQNHAIFLGSYSTHFSFPLLLGPSAIPYLINLPGSGHPVRGELYAMSDCGLALIDELEETRVGYYDRLPVQLVGGGNGSDTVVIGAECYFAGKGNWEGLWSGEDRETLEEYTELEAMQYAGKVQRSKPFPFGLDSKI